The window TACTAGGGGTGTATATTATATACGACCTTAAATTCTCAATTTGTACTTTAGGTACTTAATGTTAGAGAAAGGCTTGGGTCGCCTATATGGAAATTCACAATAAGCTATCCAGAAAGTTCTGTTTTACATAGTGTTTCAAAACTCAGAATCGGCATCTGAATCACTTAGGATCAAGGGCCACAACCCTATAAAGGCTTGGGTGCCATCATAGTCCAGCAGTATGGCTCTGCTCTTAGCCATTGAGTAGGCTGAAAAAATGGCATCTATGGAAAGCTTTCTGAAATTAGTATCAAGGGCCACAACCCTAAAACCGAAACTCAGCCCCATGAGCCACATCATGGGTACTTACATACCTGTAATGCTTTTCAAGCAACAGATTAAAATGTTGGCATTTTacatccctttttcttttcatttactaatctatgatttaatttttttcattcataatacattaattattcTATTTGTTGAGATTGGAAAGGATGTTTGATTATATTATGTAGGTATTTCAAAGTTGAGCTACCTGAGCTTAAGCAAAATGGTGAGACCTAAGGATAAATTTTGGGAACATGTAGAGCAACGTGGTTTGGGTCGTTTCACATATAACTATTGTGGACTTAATTATTTTGGGAGTATTTCAAGAGTGAAGGCTCATTTAGCTTGTCAATCTGGACACGATGTTCAAATTTGCACCCAAGTTCTCGAGCACATTCAAGCTGATGCCCTGGCAGAATttaatttgagtagatctaCTAAGAAAGGAAGGAGTGATTCTCTTGAAAGTGGAATGGGTTCCACAAGTAGCACACATTCTATGCCTCAGGTTAGGAGTACACATCAACCCACAATGGTAGAGATGGCTGTTAAGCAAGACAAGAAGTCATTGGACATGTTGGTAActgatttttttgtcaataataACATTTCCTTTAATGTTATTCCAACAAATTCTTTTATTAAGATGCTAAGGGGTGCATGTGCATATGGTACAAGTTATGTTGTACCTAGTTATAGCAATCTTCAGACCAGTTTGATTCCTAGAAAAAAGCAGAAATCATGTAATATGTTAGCAACATAAAGGCGACATGGGGTATCATAGGTTGCACAATTATGTCCGATTCTTGGACTGACATAAAGAAGAGGTCGTGGGTTAATGTGATTGCTTACTCCCCTGGGGGTGCTATGTTTTTGAAATGTATTGAGTGCGGTATAAATAGATTAACTTCAACAtttcttttcaatgaaatttctgatgtcATTGAAAAAGTTGGACCAAACAATGTTGTGCAATTTATTTCAGATAATGGTTCTAACTTTTGTTCTTGTGGTGATATATTGGCTGGAAAATGGCgtcatatatataaaacaaattGTGCTGCCCATGGGATTAATCTGCTTTTGAAAGATATTCACAAAAAAGTTAAATGGGTGAGGGAAGTTATAGAAGATGGAAAACTTGTAGTGGATTATATTCACAGGCACACAGGTATTGTAGCATTGATGAGGAAATTCACCAACAATAGAGATATCAAGCAGCCTTGCAAGACAAGGTTtggtacttatttttttatgctgcAGTCTCTTATTGTTGTTGAGAATGAGTTGAGGCTTTTTGTTGCATCATCTGAGTGGAGAGCCTTTCAATTCAATAGAGCTGAAATGGCAGTGAGAACTGTTGGGATAATTCAATCAGATATATTTTGGGACGGGGCAAAGGAAGTTGTTGCTTTCATGGAGCCACTTATTCGTATTTTTCATCTTATTGATTCAGATGGTTCTACCGCAGGTTACTTATATGAAGCAACAGAAAGGGCAAAAGAAACATTGTGAAAATTTGTGGAAAATGATGGAGGGAAGTATTTCGCCATAATGGACTTGTTTCAATTTAGGTTAGAGAAGAACATTATTCATCATGTTCATGTCTTTGGTGTACTTTTGAATCATTCTATTATGTTTGGTGGTCGACTTGATATTGATGGAACTAAATTTATGAATGCACAAGAATTTATTATGGACATCATGGTTCCTTTAGAAGATCGTGAGCAATTCATGCAAGAAGTCATTGATTATTGtatgaaaaatccattgttGTTTAATATGACAGGGCAGACAATGATGAAAATTAACCATCCAAGTAAGTGACTTAgttaattagtttattattgtatttttttaattaaatatagcattcttatatttgtttacttatgttgattt is drawn from Macadamia integrifolia cultivar HAES 741 chromosome 7, SCU_Mint_v3, whole genome shotgun sequence and contains these coding sequences:
- the LOC122083271 gene encoding uncharacterized protein LOC122083271 isoform X1, giving the protein MSDSWTDIKKRSWVNVIAYSPGGAMFLKCIECGINRLTSTFLFNEISDVIEKVGPNNVVQFISDNGSNFCSCGDILAGKWRHIYKTNCAAHGINLLLKDIHKKVKWVREVIEDGKLVVDYIHRHTGIVALMRKFTNNRDIKQPCKTRFGTYFFMLQSLIVVENELRLFVASSEWRAFQFNRAEMAVRTVGIIQSDIFWDGAKEVVAFMEPLIRIFHLIDSDGSTAGYLYEATERAKETL